A portion of the Magnolia sinica isolate HGM2019 chromosome 17, MsV1, whole genome shotgun sequence genome contains these proteins:
- the LOC131230942 gene encoding acyl carrier protein 1, chloroplastic-like, which translates to MAAVAGSSLSVVSRSRSFHQNRQATPVMSTLKLVSLPTQRRSFPSVRLQPVPLRYRVSCAAKPETVDKVCEIVRKQLALPADSAVTGESKFSHLGADSLDTVEIVMGLEEAFGISVEEDSAQSITTVQDAADLIEKLVEKNDG; encoded by the exons ATGGCAGCTGTTGCAGGGTCTTCTCTATCCGTTGTTTCTCGATCTAGATCCTTCCATCAGAACCGTCAg GCGACACCTGTAATGTCTACTCTGAAATTGGTCTCACTTCCCACTCAGAGGAGGAGCTTTCCTTCAGTCCGTTTGCAGCCAGTTCCACTTCGCTATCGGGTTTCTTGTGCT GCCAAGCCAGAGACTGTGGATAAGGTTTGTGAAATAGTGAGGAAACAGTTGGCACTACCAGCTGACTCTGCTGTCACAGGGGAATCCAAGTTTTCTCACCTTGGTGCCGATTCACTTGATACG GTGGAGATTGTAATGGGACTTGAGGAGGCATTTGGGATCAGCGTAGAAGAAGATAGCGCCCAGAGTATCACAACAGTGCAGGACGCCGCAGATCTGATCGAGAAGCTTGTTGAAAAGAATGATGGTTAA